From a single Lolium rigidum isolate FL_2022 chromosome 7, APGP_CSIRO_Lrig_0.1, whole genome shotgun sequence genomic region:
- the LOC124672304 gene encoding dirigent protein 1-like — MARQLTSAALATVLMAAASVVSLSSARHAIHGAVGAEESHHIHMYMHDFSTGPNPSAVVVARGTGTGPTLRGSVDRRFGDTLVMDDTLTDGPGRASRAVGRAQGFYVAASSAGGDPAVLVSMNVLLTSGPYNGSTLAVSGRNAVLAQVRELSVVGGTGMFRMARGYVLMKTASWSGNDAVLELDIHVRTVKSSMAQTGSLPGT; from the exons ATGGCTCGCCAACTCACATCTGCAGCTCTAGCTACGGTCCTCATGGCGGCGGCGTCCGTCGTCTCACTCTCGTCTGCCCGCCACGccatccacggcgccgtcggtgcGGAGGAATCCCACCATATCCACATGTACATGCACGACTTCTCCACGGGACCCAACCCCAGCGCCGTCGTGGTCGCCCGCGGCACCGGCACCGGCCCGACGCTCAGGGGTTCCGTGGACAGGCGCTTCGGCGACACGCTAGTCATGGACGACACTCTCACCGACGGCCCCGGCCGGGCGTCCAGGGCAGTCGGGCGCGCACAGGGGTTCTACGTCGCGGCGTCATCCGCGGGCGGCGACCCCGCGGTGCTCGTCTCCATGAACGTGCTGCTCACAAGTGGGCCCTACAACGGGAGCACGCTGGCCGTGTCGGGCCGCAACGCCGTGTTGGCGCAGGTCAGGGAGCTCTCGGTGGTCGGCGGCACGGGGATGTTCAGGATGGCCAGGGGGTACGTGCTCATGAAGACGGCGAGCTGGAGCGGCAATGACGCGGTCTTGGAGCTCGAC ATCCACGTGAGGACGGTGAAGTCGTCCATGGCCCAAACCGGGTCGTTGCCGGGCACGTGA